TATGGTCAACTTTAAAAGAGTCTTCCCTGAGGATAAGTCCCTCAGGGCTTTCTTCTATATTTAATTTTCTCTTTTCACTTGTCTGGTATCTCATTATTTAATCCTAACAGCATGGATAGCTAGCCTCTGATCTTCATAATCGTATTGGCAGGTTGATAAGGTAATGATTGTATCCTCATCTGTAAAAGGTCTGGTATCAAGTTTTACCTCAGAGTTTGACCTAAGTTTGTTAAAGTAAGGCACCTTGTCTCCGTCATAGGTAAAGTCTAAGGTCCTATAATCAGAACTAGATGGTGTACCATAAGCTGAAAATATTAGATATTCTCTAAGACCTTCTTCTGTAGTTAGGTAAATGGTCCTATTTTTCTCAGCAAATTCTTGCTTCCTATACTGGTCAAGAGGTGTAAACATTGAGTCAATTTCTAGATGGTGACCATAAATTACAGAATTATCATCGTTAATATCTGGGGAATTGTAGACATCCATAAAGATGGAACCTGCTATGTCGTATTCCTTATTAAGACCCTTTCTAAGGTAAAATTCGTTATCAGGACCTTGGAAA
This genomic window from Anaerococcus murdochii contains:
- the srtB gene encoding class B sortase, with translation MKSKTMAFIRFVLILIILACIAILGKRGLDYWTNMKNNRYIEDLSKQAEADVDSNDYANVPTEEIKDPLARLEKIHLTLLKKLKEQNSDVIAVLEIPGTGIKYPIFQGPDNEFYLRKGLNKEYDIAGSIFMDVYNSPDINDDNSVIYGHHLEIDSMFTPLDQYRKQEFAEKNRTIYLTTEEGLREYLIFSAYGTPSSSDYRTLDFTYDGDKVPYFNKLRSNSEVKLDTRPFTDEDTIITLSTCQYDYEDQRLAIHAVRIK